The Deltaproteobacteria bacterium DNA segment GAGATGATGCTCGAAGATCCGCCGGAGCTTAAATTGGCGCGAAAGGGCGGAGCACATAAAAGAAAGGTCGATGAGGGCGAAGGTGAGCTTCCTGCCTGATTTTTTCGCGAATGGAACATATCATATCGGTTCTTGTTGAAAACAAGTTTGGCGTTCTCGCCAGAGTTGCCGGACTGTTTAGCGCCCGCGGCTTCAATATCGAGAGTCTCTCCGTAGCGCCGACGCTCGATGCCTCGACGTCGATGATTACCATCGTCACCGTCGGCGACGATCGGATCATCGAGCAGATCATGAAGCAGCTTAACAAAGTTGTCGAAGTACTGAGCGTCGTCGATCATAGCGAGACCCATTTTCTCGACCGCGAAACCGCGCTCATCAAGGTGCACACCAAACCCGAGCACCGCGACGAAGCGGTGCGCATCGCAACGATCTTTCGCGCCAACATCGTCGATTCGTCGGCGACGACCTACACGATTGAAATCACCGGCGATGTCGAGAAGGTCGAAGCGATGATCAACATGCTGAAACCCCTCGGCATCAAAGATTTGATCCGCACCGGCCGCATCGCCATCTCCAGGGAAACCACCCGCACCGCGTCGCCTCGGCGCGAGCCGGGTTTGTTGAAGTCTTAGCGCGCCGATCCTTTTGCGCTAAATCCATTTCGGTGCGCCGCCGCGCGCCGCGGACCTCGCTGATTTTCCCACGCGGGAAGTTCTCGCGGTGGGGTTTCGGCACATCGACGGGGGATCGCCGCTCTGGAAGAATCCTCTTTTTTTGGGCGACTGAGATTGTCGCAATTATTGTTGCGCGTGAGGCGTGTCGAGTTCTTGCCGATAGATAGTTTTCGCGCGCGGGGAATTTCCGGGAACTGGGTCGCGACCGGCGCTCGCTGACGGTCCTTCACGAAATGCTCAGGCGTGAACCCGCGCCCCTCCCTTTGAAATATGATTTAGTCAACGCGAGGCCCGACTACAATTCGGACTCTACGGCCAGGTATTGAATTATTCTCTATGATCTTGGTAGTTTCCTTCCATGGTAAGCAAACCGAGAATTGAGCTTCGCGGTGCGCTTCATCGGAAAAATTATCCGAGGCAAACGTCGCCAGGGTGTTGGCAAAATAGTCAATACTCAGGCCTGACCCCAGGTATTCTGACCGGAGCTATATCGCCGAACCGGCGAGCCGTCAATCGCACGAGTGATAGTTGAAATCACGGCTTTGCCTCGGATGGTTCGGGCGATGCAGCGCTCGGAAGAGCGGGATTTGTTGCCCGTTGAGACGCTCGATCAAACGCGAGACCGAGCGGCATGAAACGATAATGACAGGCTTGTCATGGTGGCCGATTCACGATCGACCGAGAATGGGGCAGAAAGTGTAGATATCAAATAGACAATGACTGACACTTATACTCTCCGATTCAGCCATTTGCGAAGCACGAGCACGAATACGGCTGATTGATGCGTCCTCTTGGAGCTAACGGCATGAACGGCTTCTAACATATGCGCTCCAGACCTTTCAATGTAAAACCAGCCTGTTCGCTTTTCTTTGGCCGCCCCCCAATCAAATTGTTTGAACATTCGTCA contains these protein-coding regions:
- the ilvN gene encoding acetolactate synthase small subunit codes for the protein MEHIISVLVENKFGVLARVAGLFSARGFNIESLSVAPTLDASTSMITIVTVGDDRIIEQIMKQLNKVVEVLSVVDHSETHFLDRETALIKVHTKPEHRDEAVRIATIFRANIVDSSATTYTIEITGDVEKVEAMINMLKPLGIKDLIRTGRIAISRETTRTASPRREPGLLKS